In Leptospira limi, a single genomic region encodes these proteins:
- a CDS encoding ATP-dependent Clp protease adaptor ClpS, translating to MTEPIQPIFEEKTNLKSESVYDYFVILFNDSIHEFSYVEDCLMKICFKTKRDAKKIAMEAHSKGKAICFQGSMEECETVAENMTNANLTVSFGV from the coding sequence ATGACAGAACCGATCCAACCGATATTTGAAGAGAAAACCAACTTAAAAAGCGAATCGGTTTACGATTATTTTGTAATTTTATTCAATGATTCCATCCATGAGTTTTCGTATGTTGAAGACTGTTTGATGAAAATATGTTTCAAAACAAAACGAGATGCCAAAAAAATTGCAATGGAAGCTCATTCGAAAGGCAAAGCCATTTGTTTCCAAGGGAGTATGGAAGAATGTGAAACAGTTGCTGAAAATATGACAAACGCGAATCTCACTGTGAGTTTTGGTGTATGA
- a CDS encoding DNA alkylation repair protein, giving the protein MKELKEIFLEELYKQKDLDKAKFFPRFFKTEPGEYGEGDQFLGITVPKQRLVAKKYAQNLSLNDLQSLIVSPYHEVRFTTLLILIQKYQTKKITEMEKDKIVKFYLKNTKYINNWDLVDVSADKIIGDYYFDKNNVTIHKLRNSKDLWENRIAILSTFHWIRKGKFEETLSLCEHFLNHKHDLIHKATGWMLREIGKRDIQTLRMFLKNHATKMPRTMLRYAIEKLTTSERKKWLELKKEN; this is encoded by the coding sequence ATGAAAGAGTTAAAAGAAATTTTTTTAGAGGAATTATACAAACAAAAAGATTTAGATAAGGCTAAATTTTTCCCTCGGTTTTTTAAGACAGAACCAGGAGAATATGGTGAAGGTGACCAATTCCTTGGTATTACTGTGCCAAAACAAAGATTAGTTGCCAAAAAGTATGCACAAAACCTTAGCTTAAATGATTTACAATCCCTGATTGTTTCTCCTTACCACGAGGTACGTTTCACAACCCTACTCATCCTCATTCAAAAATACCAAACCAAAAAAATAACAGAGATGGAAAAAGATAAAATAGTCAAATTTTATCTAAAAAATACAAAGTACATCAATAACTGGGACTTGGTGGATGTAAGTGCCGATAAAATCATAGGTGATTATTATTTTGATAAAAATAATGTGACAATTCACAAACTTAGGAACTCGAAAGATTTATGGGAAAATCGAATCGCAATACTCAGTACGTTCCATTGGATCAGAAAAGGAAAATTTGAAGAAACACTATCGTTATGTGAACATTTTTTGAATCACAAACATGATCTCATCCATAAAGCAACGGGATGGATGTTACGTGAAATCGGCAAACGAGACATACAAACTCTTCGAATGTTTCTCAAAAATCATGCAACAAAAATGCCTCGTACAATGCTTCGTTATGCGATTGAAAAACTAACCACTTCCGAAAGGAAAAAGTGGTTAGAACTAAAAAAAGAAAACTAA
- a CDS encoding adenylate/guanylate cyclase domain-containing protein, producing MVFSKRLFSTFVLPFILLFSFSQVSGQVLLTNQILDLRSESSFGKEIHKWSFKPGDSPRVTENTEDDLYLDEEEGEIKAHVFSYAQPNLDESVRTGWISGFQIQTGWDKVTDGDGELYFPSFFDYMEKYKGYGWYRTEITITSSDIQNKFKSRNLSLRLGQISQADAVYWNGKYIGGTGLLLDTDTNAQLDDKSLYSDKIRFYRIPFHLLKIDEPNVLAVRVYAKYPLSPGLSHDKFYISSYKYSERAEYWNDFKKIFVIVLTILLGCFYLYWQFLFRNDENATIYFSLGSIFMALNTLFQSQIIYSILSDGFWIKKLEYVTWIALVHFLFNFIVRFAHVRSGWIRLTNRYIDGAGIVSAIVVLLSPNLLFLSKYFFYWSFFTILLGGALFYILFLGRKVPSMGTVSFGFFAFIMLMLNDIFVEMQWEWYPSHTFVKDYAFAAFTISVALSIVKNMIDSRKMVEKQKEEKERLSRYFSPAVMETIVADNIKLGGEEKDIATLFSDIVGFTTFAEKNPPGVVLSHLNTIFESLSDLIFHYSATLDKFIGDAIMAFWGAPKQTDLDAYHAIACAVDMQKKMVEINEQLGLEPGTFRLRIGVNFGEAIVGNIGSVKRMDYTVIGDAVNTAARLESHGIPGKVAVSEAAFLAAGGEKYIEFEDTKELNLKGKSEPVKVYFVTKVLPRD from the coding sequence ATGGTTTTTTCGAAAAGACTCTTTTCCACGTTTGTTCTTCCTTTCATTCTTCTTTTTTCCTTTTCGCAAGTTTCGGGACAAGTATTACTCACGAATCAAATCTTAGATTTAAGATCTGAATCTTCCTTCGGAAAGGAAATTCATAAATGGAGTTTCAAACCTGGTGATTCACCTCGAGTGACGGAAAACACAGAGGATGATTTATATCTGGATGAAGAGGAAGGTGAAATCAAAGCACATGTTTTTTCATATGCACAACCAAACTTAGATGAATCGGTTCGAACAGGATGGATTTCTGGTTTTCAAATCCAAACTGGTTGGGACAAGGTGACCGATGGTGATGGCGAATTGTATTTCCCAAGTTTTTTTGATTATATGGAGAAATACAAAGGTTATGGTTGGTATCGGACTGAGATCACAATCACGAGTAGTGACATTCAAAATAAATTCAAATCAAGAAATTTAAGCTTAAGGCTTGGTCAAATTAGCCAGGCAGATGCAGTGTATTGGAATGGTAAGTACATCGGTGGAACTGGTTTACTTCTCGATACTGATACCAATGCCCAATTAGATGATAAATCTCTTTATAGTGATAAAATTAGATTTTATCGAATTCCGTTCCACTTATTAAAAATTGATGAACCAAATGTACTGGCTGTCCGAGTGTATGCGAAATACCCTTTGAGTCCTGGTTTGTCACATGATAAATTTTATATTTCTTCTTATAAATATTCTGAACGAGCTGAGTATTGGAATGATTTTAAGAAAATTTTTGTCATCGTATTGACCATTTTACTTGGATGTTTTTATTTATATTGGCAGTTTTTATTTCGAAATGACGAAAATGCAACCATATACTTCTCGTTAGGTTCTATTTTTATGGCTCTCAATACATTGTTCCAGAGCCAGATCATTTATTCAATATTGAGTGATGGTTTTTGGATTAAAAAATTGGAGTATGTTACTTGGATTGCACTTGTCCATTTTTTATTTAATTTTATCGTACGATTTGCACATGTTCGGAGTGGTTGGATCAGGTTAACAAATCGATACATTGATGGTGCTGGCATTGTTTCCGCAATTGTAGTTCTATTATCTCCCAATTTACTTTTTTTATCTAAATACTTTTTTTATTGGAGTTTCTTTACAATTCTTCTCGGAGGAGCTTTGTTTTACATTCTGTTCCTCGGGAGAAAAGTTCCTTCGATGGGAACGGTATCATTTGGTTTTTTTGCATTCATAATGCTCATGTTAAATGATATTTTTGTGGAAATGCAATGGGAATGGTACCCAAGCCATACATTTGTGAAGGATTATGCATTTGCTGCCTTCACCATCTCAGTTGCATTGTCCATTGTGAAAAACATGATTGATTCACGTAAGATGGTAGAAAAACAAAAGGAAGAAAAAGAAAGGTTGTCCCGCTATTTTTCACCAGCAGTGATGGAAACGATTGTAGCAGACAATATTAAGTTAGGTGGCGAAGAGAAAGACATTGCAACTTTGTTTTCAGATATAGTTGGTTTTACAACATTTGCTGAAAAAAATCCGCCAGGAGTCGTTTTAAGCCATTTAAATACAATATTTGAGTCCTTATCGGATTTGATATTTCATTATTCAGCTACTTTAGATAAATTCATTGGAGATGCCATCATGGCATTTTGGGGAGCACCCAAACAAACGGACCTCGATGCTTATCATGCAATCGCTTGTGCAGTGGACATGCAAAAGAAAATGGTTGAGATCAATGAACAATTAGGTTTAGAACCAGGAACTTTCCGATTACGTATTGGTGTGAATTTTGGGGAAGCGATTGTCGGAAACATTGGATCAGTCAAAAGAATGGATTATACTGTCATTGGTGATGCAGTGAATACGGCCGCAAGACTGGAAAGTCATGGAATACCAGGAAAAGTCGCCGTATCGGAAGCTGCTTTCCTTGCTGCTGGCGGAGAAAAATACATCGAATTTGAAGATACTAAAGAGTTAAACTTAAAAGGGAAATCAGAACCTGTAAAGGTTTACTTTGTAACAAAAGTACTTCCTAGAGATTAG
- a CDS encoding class I SAM-dependent RNA methyltransferase produces MDKVKVEGLNSDFSGIVTAPNGKKVDIFFVHPGDELVVEYVKRRPRQRSLKIHEIIRNHNWDLVKCDVFGNCGGCTGQHIPYETQLELKFQPILQLFQKDLGISLKPIPQTETYSYRSRMDFSVFPGPIIGQRQRGNFRKVVPIKHCSIQSAWANQALQDVQSVLDQMPEVIWDRKSEVGGLKYLTIRKAQNTEDGILIFTFTEGYEADPKMESFRNLCLSQLKQPSLLFCYNRPKSEVSAVGRPEILRGKDSFTEMVLGHRFEVPFDSFFQPNPNGFLPILNFIKERMAKDQSTLIDLFCGNGFFSLLYGEHFQHVDGYELTESSIKTASQLFKEIYPTKSHSFQVANLFLSTDGLKKQENASLILDPPRAGAGKLVNHWIRDFGPEFVFYVSCNPYSQKEDVTLFLSAYDYVDGILIDPYPHTPHTESVLFFRRKHQ; encoded by the coding sequence TTGGACAAAGTCAAAGTAGAAGGACTCAATTCCGACTTTTCGGGAATCGTTACTGCACCTAACGGAAAAAAGGTGGACATTTTTTTTGTCCATCCAGGTGACGAACTTGTAGTGGAATATGTCAAAAGACGACCACGCCAGAGATCCTTAAAAATCCATGAAATCATCCGAAACCACAACTGGGATTTGGTGAAATGTGATGTGTTTGGCAATTGTGGTGGTTGTACTGGCCAACACATACCATACGAAACCCAATTGGAGTTAAAATTCCAACCAATCTTACAATTATTCCAAAAAGATTTAGGAATTTCCTTAAAGCCAATCCCTCAAACAGAAACGTATTCCTACCGTTCGCGGATGGATTTTTCTGTATTTCCAGGTCCTATCATTGGCCAAAGGCAACGAGGCAATTTTAGGAAAGTTGTGCCCATCAAACATTGTTCCATCCAATCAGCTTGGGCGAACCAAGCGTTACAGGATGTACAATCTGTTCTCGACCAAATGCCAGAAGTCATATGGGACAGAAAATCAGAAGTTGGAGGATTAAAATACCTAACCATTCGTAAGGCGCAAAATACCGAGGATGGAATTCTCATTTTTACATTCACTGAAGGCTACGAAGCAGATCCCAAAATGGAATCCTTTCGAAACTTATGCCTTTCTCAATTGAAACAACCTTCATTGCTTTTTTGTTACAACCGTCCCAAATCAGAAGTTTCGGCAGTGGGCCGTCCTGAAATTTTACGTGGAAAAGATAGTTTTACTGAAATGGTCCTTGGCCATCGATTTGAAGTTCCATTTGATTCTTTTTTCCAACCAAACCCAAATGGATTTTTACCCATCTTAAATTTCATCAAGGAAAGAATGGCAAAGGATCAGTCAACTTTGATTGATTTGTTTTGTGGAAATGGTTTCTTTTCCTTGTTATACGGTGAACATTTCCAACATGTTGATGGTTACGAACTCACAGAATCTTCGATCAAAACTGCTTCTCAATTATTCAAAGAAATCTACCCAACAAAATCTCATTCCTTCCAAGTGGCCAATTTATTTCTTTCTACAGACGGACTCAAAAAACAAGAAAATGCAAGTTTGATTCTAGACCCTCCAAGAGCCGGTGCTGGAAAACTAGTGAACCATTGGATCCGGGACTTCGGCCCTGAATTTGTATTCTATGTCTCTTGTAATCCTTATTCACAAAAAGAAGATGTGACTTTATTTTTGTCGGCTTACGACTATGTTGATGGAATTTTGATCGATCCTTATCCGCATACACCGCATACGGAATCGGTCCTTTTCTTTCGTAGAAAACACCAATAA
- a CDS encoding SpoIID/LytB domain-containing protein, whose amino-acid sequence MKQRTAILFICIVILGQIGCASVMVTNWAPDESNFKSRPVRVLLGYASEEEIFKSSGEIIVKDANDLTIKKAYDFLSLNPTAIKAPISIQSNSEWVDYKGVSYRGSILLKPIDGKVLIINFVPVELYLLSVVPSEVSASWPKEALKAQAICARTYVVKEMLNRKKQEYDVDTSTNTQVYKGKNKEHKNTTEAVFETEGLILIHKGQPIQSFFHSNAGGYTEDPANVWGNSVEYLKPVPSEYDKDGDQYSWEEKWKTDYVNNSLRDLGVGDIQDIIVANRFPTSRVNELEIIGTSGTKRIKATEFRKKIGATKLKSTRFGIRKEESGDFYVKGLGSGHGVGMSQWGSFAMAKSQFNHKEILQHYFKGIEFARIVAR is encoded by the coding sequence ATGAAACAACGGACAGCGATTTTATTTATTTGCATCGTCATTTTAGGACAAATCGGATGTGCGAGTGTTATGGTAACGAACTGGGCCCCAGATGAATCCAATTTTAAATCAAGACCCGTAAGAGTTCTTCTTGGTTATGCGAGTGAAGAAGAAATTTTTAAATCCTCAGGTGAAATCATTGTTAAAGATGCAAACGATCTCACTATCAAAAAAGCATATGATTTTTTATCCTTAAATCCAACAGCGATCAAAGCACCTATCTCCATTCAAAGTAATTCAGAGTGGGTGGATTACAAAGGTGTGAGTTACCGTGGCAGTATTTTACTAAAACCTATTGATGGAAAAGTTCTCATCATCAATTTTGTTCCCGTTGAATTATATTTACTATCTGTTGTACCTTCTGAAGTGAGTGCTTCTTGGCCTAAAGAAGCCTTAAAAGCACAAGCCATTTGTGCGAGAACGTATGTTGTGAAAGAAATGTTAAATCGAAAAAAACAAGAGTATGATGTGGACACATCAACGAATACTCAAGTTTACAAAGGTAAAAATAAAGAACATAAAAACACAACGGAAGCTGTATTTGAAACGGAAGGTCTGATCCTCATTCACAAAGGCCAACCAATCCAAAGTTTTTTCCATTCGAATGCTGGCGGTTACACGGAAGATCCAGCAAATGTTTGGGGGAATTCTGTTGAATATTTAAAACCAGTTCCTTCTGAATATGATAAGGATGGAGATCAATATTCTTGGGAAGAAAAATGGAAAACTGATTATGTAAACAATAGCTTACGCGACTTAGGTGTTGGTGATATCCAAGATATCATCGTTGCCAATCGATTCCCAACTTCCCGTGTGAATGAATTAGAAATTATAGGAACATCTGGAACCAAAAGAATCAAAGCGACTGAATTTCGAAAAAAAATCGGAGCGACAAAACTAAAATCCACTCGGTTTGGAATTCGAAAAGAAGAGTCTGGTGATTTTTATGTGAAAGGTTTAGGTTCTGGTCATGGTGTGGGAATGTCACAATGGGGAAGTTTTGCAATGGCAAAAAGTCAATTCAACCACAAAGAAATTTTACAACACTATTTCAAAGGAATTGAATTCGCAAGAATCGTTGCCAGATAA
- a CDS encoding HDOD domain-containing protein, with protein MATLEEYLSQIKDLTIVPPVLLSVLSLDDDNELSFGELEKKVQSDQVLVARLLKLANSPFFSRGNPVANMKQVITRLGFKTVRSMVAMSMTDSLFSQGNYKKFRDEVWDHSVAKGIFAQILCEEKKFKKEAELAITCGLMQDLGRIVLNTIDRKKYVEVLTEFQTSDVSLITLEKKAYGVDSYEMGSAAAKLWKMPSIIISSIEDLSKPIAEQTSLGQIIGFAGVIAKLTGHGKQEPETIQKFEEYRSVLGLEIEDMKVYVTTKDEKLKTNELYQFCSTL; from the coding sequence ATGGCAACACTGGAAGAATACTTATCCCAAATCAAAGATCTGACGATTGTTCCGCCAGTCTTACTTTCCGTACTTTCCCTAGACGATGATAATGAACTTTCCTTTGGTGAATTAGAAAAAAAAGTCCAATCAGACCAGGTCCTTGTCGCAAGATTATTAAAATTAGCCAATTCTCCTTTTTTCTCCCGAGGAAATCCTGTCGCCAATATGAAACAGGTCATCACTCGTCTCGGATTTAAAACCGTTCGCAGTATGGTGGCAATGTCTATGACAGACTCTCTGTTTAGCCAGGGGAATTATAAAAAATTCCGTGATGAAGTTTGGGATCATTCCGTTGCAAAAGGAATTTTTGCTCAAATCCTCTGCGAAGAAAAAAAATTCAAAAAAGAAGCCGAACTTGCCATCACATGTGGACTCATGCAGGATTTGGGTCGAATTGTTTTGAATACAATAGATCGCAAAAAATATGTAGAAGTGTTAACAGAATTCCAAACATCAGATGTAAGTCTTATCACGTTGGAAAAAAAAGCATATGGCGTGGACTCGTATGAAATGGGAAGTGCAGCAGCTAAACTTTGGAAAATGCCTTCGATTATCATATCTTCCATTGAAGATTTATCAAAACCGATTGCAGAACAAACCTCCCTTGGTCAAATCATTGGTTTTGCTGGTGTGATTGCCAAACTAACTGGGCATGGAAAACAAGAACCAGAAACGATTCAAAAATTTGAAGAGTACCGAAGTGTTTTGGGTTTAGAAATTGAAGATATGAAAGTGTATGTAACTACAAAGGATGAAAAACTGAAAACAAACGAATTGTATCAGTTTTGTAGCACTTTATAA
- a CDS encoding adenylate/guanylate cyclase domain-containing protein — protein sequence MELEKEEIVRVLVLEPQKKSYDTISQLLVEWFGEYIDLTWRSIFENGAEEIKKVQYDLLITEIQFPELEESSELILEKIMDMAGPSELPVVVFTKAEGKQLPIHAFQLGINEYFSKRRLKKNILEHRFRNLFREIYRKKVVSIQMDDSLKRFQDLYGMNQSEIQDLNTMVKKFKKELEKEYEEKLNLEFEKKKMQNVFGMYVDPIIVESLMNNTLSLDQKGKEQEVSVLFSDIRGYTSLSEKMKPEHVISFLNEYFTAMTEVILGYGGMIDKYIGDSIMCLFGAPVFQEDHRQNALDCALEMLQVFELWQPKWNQIYGFTPQIGIGVASGNVIVGNVGSFQKLSYTAVGDTVNMASRLESMAKPMHVYVSEGLYNHLPEEYSKKYRYEELEPVKIKGKEGLHRILSVKPN from the coding sequence GTGGAATTAGAAAAAGAAGAAATTGTCAGAGTGTTGGTTTTAGAACCACAGAAAAAATCATACGATACCATTTCCCAATTACTTGTGGAATGGTTTGGTGAATACATTGATTTGACATGGCGTTCTATTTTTGAGAATGGAGCCGAGGAAATTAAAAAAGTCCAGTATGACCTTCTCATTACTGAGATCCAATTCCCTGAATTAGAAGAATCTTCTGAATTGATCTTAGAAAAAATAATGGATATGGCTGGTCCTTCCGAACTCCCAGTGGTTGTATTTACTAAGGCAGAGGGGAAACAACTACCAATCCATGCGTTTCAATTAGGTATCAATGAATACTTCAGCAAACGTAGGTTAAAGAAAAATATTTTAGAACATCGATTCCGAAATTTGTTCCGAGAAATTTATCGTAAAAAAGTAGTCTCCATCCAAATGGACGATAGTTTAAAACGTTTTCAAGATCTTTACGGGATGAACCAATCAGAAATTCAAGATTTGAATACGATGGTTAAAAAGTTTAAAAAGGAACTTGAGAAAGAATATGAAGAAAAGTTAAACTTAGAGTTTGAAAAAAAGAAAATGCAAAACGTATTCGGGATGTACGTTGATCCAATCATTGTTGAAAGTTTGATGAATAATACTTTATCATTAGATCAAAAAGGGAAGGAACAAGAAGTCTCTGTTTTATTTTCAGATATTCGTGGTTATACATCATTATCTGAAAAAATGAAGCCAGAACATGTAATTTCCTTTTTGAATGAATACTTTACCGCAATGACGGAAGTGATTTTGGGTTATGGTGGTATGATCGATAAATACATAGGTGATTCCATTATGTGTTTGTTTGGCGCACCTGTATTCCAAGAAGACCATAGGCAAAATGCTCTCGATTGTGCATTAGAAATGTTGCAAGTATTTGAATTATGGCAACCAAAATGGAATCAAATTTATGGATTCACTCCGCAGATTGGAATTGGTGTGGCATCAGGGAATGTGATTGTAGGGAACGTGGGTTCGTTTCAAAAACTTTCTTACACAGCAGTAGGGGATACTGTGAACATGGCAAGTCGGTTAGAATCCATGGCTAAGCCAATGCATGTTTATGTTTCGGAAGGTTTATATAACCATCTACCGGAAGAGTATTCTAAAAAATACCGATATGAAGAATTGGAACCTGTAAAAATTAAAGGAAAAGAAGGATTACACAGAATTTTAAGTGTAAAACCAAACTAA
- a CDS encoding NADH-quinone oxidoreductase subunit B family protein, with amino-acid sequence MSFLFELKNFFTKKNVLNFENTSYVHPNQRGIPVPTKAMENGCGNCKECETLCPTKVIHRKGDDLITMDYGKCLQCGLCVEICPEGKLCNSGFIYTFVLHREEFYTSYKNGKLEFPNQTKFTLTENQKRFRHLTQKRGFLYREVAAGGNNTVESELNATYNSVFDSEREGVRCVASPKHADAIVFSGPVSENMVAPLQTAWDVISEPKALIACGTEAVSGGLFPMGRLPKEPDLYISGDPPRPDVILQAFRLLLGRFSFQFQEALHKFLESEK; translated from the coding sequence ATGAGTTTTTTATTTGAATTAAAGAATTTTTTCACGAAAAAAAATGTTCTTAATTTTGAGAATACTTCCTATGTCCATCCGAACCAAAGAGGGATTCCAGTTCCCACGAAGGCAATGGAGAATGGATGTGGAAACTGTAAGGAATGTGAAACCCTTTGCCCAACAAAGGTAATCCATAGAAAAGGGGATGACCTAATTACAATGGATTATGGTAAGTGCCTGCAATGTGGACTTTGTGTCGAAATTTGCCCTGAGGGCAAACTTTGCAATTCCGGATTTATATACACTTTCGTTTTACACCGAGAGGAATTTTACACGTCTTACAAAAATGGAAAATTGGAGTTCCCCAACCAAACTAAGTTTACACTCACTGAAAACCAAAAACGATTTCGCCATTTAACACAAAAACGTGGGTTTTTGTATAGAGAAGTTGCAGCAGGTGGAAACAATACAGTCGAGTCGGAACTGAATGCCACCTACAATTCCGTTTTTGATTCCGAAAGGGAAGGGGTTCGATGTGTTGCCAGTCCCAAACATGCCGACGCAATCGTGTTTTCAGGACCTGTCAGCGAAAATATGGTAGCTCCGTTGCAAACTGCATGGGATGTCATCAGTGAACCTAAAGCATTGATAGCCTGTGGGACAGAAGCTGTCAGTGGTGGACTTTTCCCCATGGGGAGGTTACCAAAAGAACCAGACCTTTATATTTCAGGAGATCCCCCAAGACCTGATGTCATTTTACAAGCTTTCCGTTTGTTATTAGGAAGATTTTCATTCCAATTCCAAGAGGCGCTTCACAAATTTTTAGAGAGTGAAAAATAA
- a CDS encoding hydrogenase large subunit, translating to MKKITGITHFNDTYYQFIHENQNVVMEVERSKKSTIDFLLDDQYPIWLVRHSFGQDMGHEDYSGLKEDDYLSDQRGKVLSLHQKSGVIRDLAYHGLSVPFSIDHYSHAVGPIHAGIIEPGHFRFVVEGEVIRHLTIRLGYQKRGIQDILIGKSVDQVMPYSEMISGDTSVGYALAFSKIYEDFYKISLPKDLRLFRSLLVELERIAVHIGDLGGISEDIGYYPLYGVCVTDRGAALGLMETWTGHRFGKSVIRPGKLLLNHRINAKQAKDAFYQLKKVYQTRIRPQILRALSISTLKERMQGCGFISESDVQKHGFVGMVSRMAGVVEDLRINHPDYPDWNPLPIKEEHHHYNGDVWARMYIRYAEIEQSLHWMEKKVEELDWNSIWNAKGIGSSIGIKEKKLQSGIFYATVEAWRGPLLVALNIDENGFVINSYIRDPSVLNWHGLELAVRGEQVSDFPLNNKSFNLSYAGFDL from the coding sequence ATGAAGAAAATTACAGGCATCACTCATTTTAACGACACATATTATCAATTCATTCATGAGAATCAAAATGTAGTTATGGAAGTGGAAAGGTCCAAAAAAAGTACAATTGATTTTTTATTGGATGACCAATATCCGATTTGGTTGGTTAGGCATTCATTTGGTCAGGACATGGGGCATGAAGACTATTCTGGTTTAAAGGAAGATGATTATTTGTCTGACCAGAGAGGAAAAGTTTTATCTTTACACCAAAAATCTGGTGTGATCCGTGATTTAGCTTATCATGGATTATCTGTCCCATTCTCGATCGATCATTATTCACATGCTGTTGGACCCATCCATGCTGGTATCATAGAACCAGGTCATTTTCGGTTTGTTGTCGAAGGTGAAGTGATTCGCCATTTAACAATTCGTCTTGGTTACCAGAAACGAGGTATACAAGATATTTTAATTGGTAAGTCGGTGGATCAAGTAATGCCATATTCAGAAATGATTTCTGGTGATACAAGTGTTGGATATGCGTTAGCTTTTTCAAAAATATATGAAGATTTTTATAAAATCTCGTTACCAAAAGACCTTCGCTTGTTTCGATCTTTACTCGTAGAGTTGGAAAGAATTGCCGTCCACATTGGAGATTTAGGTGGTATTTCGGAAGATATCGGTTATTATCCGTTATATGGAGTTTGTGTTACCGATAGGGGCGCTGCACTAGGACTTATGGAGACATGGACAGGACACCGCTTTGGGAAATCAGTGATTCGTCCAGGAAAACTGTTACTCAATCATCGAATAAACGCCAAACAGGCTAAAGATGCCTTTTACCAATTAAAAAAAGTTTACCAAACTCGAATTCGTCCTCAAATTTTAAGAGCTCTTTCTATTTCCACCCTTAAGGAAAGGATGCAAGGTTGTGGATTTATCTCAGAATCCGATGTTCAAAAACACGGATTCGTTGGAATGGTTTCTAGAATGGCAGGTGTCGTGGAAGACTTACGAATCAATCATCCAGATTACCCTGATTGGAATCCACTTCCTATAAAGGAAGAACACCATCATTACAATGGTGATGTGTGGGCTAGAATGTACATTCGGTATGCTGAGATTGAACAGTCGCTACATTGGATGGAAAAAAAAGTAGAGGAATTAGATTGGAATTCGATTTGGAATGCAAAAGGGATTGGATCATCAATAGGTATAAAAGAAAAAAAATTACAATCAGGTATTTTTTATGCAACAGTAGAAGCATGGAGAGGTCCATTATTAGTTGCCCTTAATATCGATGAAAATGGGTTTGTAATTAATTCTTATATTCGCGATCCTTCTGTATTAAATTGGCATGGACTTGAGTTAGCAGTTCGTGGAGAACAAGTGAGCGATTTCCCATTAAACAATAAATCATTTAATCTAAGTTATGCTGGATTTGACTTATGA